A single region of the Chrysoperla carnea chromosome 5, inChrCarn1.1, whole genome shotgun sequence genome encodes:
- the LOC123300654 gene encoding zinc finger protein 525-like, which yields MDDDGMERIPVKIKIEEQLHSEFIIKEELPENDPLAETTTDDINFENTSTSTINNLTNEEITKYKTFNLEDNLELQRLYTGKPIYKCNFCDKTFTQESYFVIHERTHTGERPFSCNFCGKSFTQQSHLPAHERTHTGERPYKCMVCDKTFTERSNLTRHIRTHTGERPYKCNLCCKTFTRQTSLTEHERSHNGERPFKCTMCEKTFIARADLTRHEKLHTGEGAYKCNVCTKIFLTKTDYTRHERTHTGERPYKCTTCNKTFIQQGNLTVHERTHHKTNLNNIVVKDQPDIYRCHICYKTFTGRSDLVKHETIHNMSATDLATYACNMYDQTQFVTKIK from the coding sequence ATGGATGATGATGGTATGGAAAGAATAccagttaaaattaaaattgaagaacAACTACATAgcgaatttattatcaaagaaGAATTGCCAGAAAATGATCCATTAGCAGAAACCACTACAGACGAcatcaattttgaaaacacGAGTACATCtactattaataatttaacaaatgaaGAAATAAcgaaatataaaacatttaatctgGAAGATAATTTGGAATTGCAACGATTATATACTGGTAAAccaatttataaatgtaatttttgtgataaaacatttacacaggaaagttattttgtaatacatgaacgaactcatactggagaaagaCCATTTTCATGTAACTTTTGTGGTAAATCGTTCACACAGCAAAGTCATTTACCGGCACATGAACGTACACATACCGGAGAAAGACCTTACAAATGTATGGTATGCGATAAAACATTTACCGAACGTAGTAATTTAACACGTCATATACGAACACATACTGGAGAAAGGCCTTACAAGTGTAATTTATGTTGTAAAACTTTTACACGACAAACTAGTTTAACAGAACATGAACGCAGTCATAATGGCGAAAGACCTTTTAAATGTACAATGTGTGAGAAAACATTTATAGCGAGAGCAGATCTAACTAGACATGAAAAATTGCATACAGGAGAAGGAGCATATAAATGTAATGTttgtacgaaaatatttttaacgaaaactGATTATACACGCCATGAACGAACACATACGGGAGAACGACCTTATAAATGTACGACATGTAACAAGACATTTATACAACAAGGTAATTTAACGGTACATGAAAGGACTCACCATAagactaatttaaataatattgttgtaaAAGATCAACCAGATATTTATCGATGTCATATTTGTTACAAAACATTTACGGGACGTAGTGACTTAGTGAAACATGAAACAATTCATAACATGAGTGCTACTGATCTTGCCACATATGCGTGTAATATGTATGATCAAACTCAATTTGtaactaaaattaaatga